AAAGAAGACATCTGTGAAGATGAGAGCTGGAAGTATGTAAGCCTGATGATCCTCTTGTAGTTTTGAATTTGTGTAGGTAACATACTCTGGGTGTTGGTGGAGAAGTCATTGAAACTTCAGGCTCGTCTgcattatgaggaaaaaaaaccttacattttttcttttggagaatTTCTTTAGTAACACAGAGCCTTCAATATTGGGTATTTGGTAATCTGAGGACTAGTTAATTACTCCTGCACTGGGTTTTCATCATCTCTAGCAACTGACTGCTAAAGGACTGCATTCAAGTAGTCAGGTATGCGCAGCTGACAGACTTCCTACTGTCTGGTAAAAGTCCTAAACTTTCTGTTCTTGTGggttttaaaagaattatttggTGATGGTGTCTCAGTAGAATATCATCCTAGCTGGAGGAGGAATAATAATTTCTTAAGTAAATATGAACTTTAAATCCACATAAATGCCCATAATCTTCTCAGATAGCAACTCAGAGGTTGAGATGTTCTGTAGCGCATCTTCCGAGCAGTTCCTTTTGTTGCTGAAACTATTGTCTTGAACTCAAAGTAGATTGATGAAATCGTAAATGAAGAGGGATGCCCTGTTTTTTAAAACTGACTCTTAAGTTCAAACACTTGTACCTTTTGAATGCTTTTGAAACTGTGTGCAAGGAACACaattcataaaaatgtattttttcactttaTGTTAATTGGCCAAACCATGAAAAATGGGCTCTAGTTAGTGACTGAATGAACAAAATATGCAAATGTATCTGAGACCAGTTAGACGTACATCACTTCACTGGCACCCGGCTGCTTTTGTCTGCGTGTAACAGCCCGTGAGCCTGAACCTGCTTCTGGGGCAGCCTGGATCTGTTGGTTTGTTAGAAACAGGTCAGGGGGACCTCCCTCTTGTGTGACTTAGAGCAGTGGAATTGAAGAAAACTTGAGGTACAAGGAGTTGTTAATTGGCCAAGCTGTGTGGGgggctgaaaaaccccaaaacaaaaagaacccaaactGGTAGCAGCATGTGGCAGAACTTGGATTCTGTGTTCTGGACATTAAGTGCTTAGTTTCCTGTTCCTGAagtattttgaaacagaatgCAGTGTGACTGTCTGAACATTTGCATTTCTCTGCGCTCCCCTCAGTGAAAAGTTGTGGCCTGGTGGTTCTGCCCCTGTCCCCACGCTGGACCATGATGGGTTTTTCCCTGAGCGCTCGCTCTCCCCACTCCTAGGCTGCTGTTGTCTCACTTCATGTTTTCCTAAACACCATTAAAGGGACTACAGGTAACATGTTGAAGAAATCTTACCGTTCTCACAGGCTCGAACGGTGTTCGTTTCAGAGGTGAAGAAGCACCCATGAAATCAAAGCAGCTCTTggctgtttgcttgcttgttttcatGGCTGTTTTGGTTCTTCCTCTCAGAAGTTCCTTGAGCTGGTAGATTGCTTGTGACTTTTAATTCTTTCTATGCCTGTTAATATGCACTGAGTGTTACTTTTTTAATTCTACCTCATGATACGCTGTTTTTTATAAGAGTATTGTGCTGAAACATTGGAGACTTAACTTTTCTGTATAAAGAACTATTACTCCAAAGCGACACACATCACCACCCCTAGACACCACCTGCAAGGCACAGCACCAGGAGCGGTGGGGGGCCtggcctggcccagccctggcagccacGGCCACTGAGAGGCGTGGTCAGGACTGATGCTGGGACGTGACCAGGGCACGGCGTTCGGTGACAACGCTGATGCTTTTGTAGCACATCCAGCAGATAGATACGAGGATGGATTCTGTCCATGTACGCTGTAGAAATGTTTCTTAGTTCTTCCGATTGCATTTGTAGTAAGTTTGAATGAGTAGGTAATCTCAGATTTTGATCATTTGATTACTTGTTTCAATACTTTGGAAATTGTCAATGAGAGTTAATCTGTTTTACCTGTGAAGTTCACATAATGCTTACTGAAACACTAATCAATAGTTTATAACTGATAGGCCTTGCAGTTGCATCTTGGTGGAAGGAGTGATTTTCAGATGTCTTTTTGAATAATATAACCTTGCCTTATTGAATTAATGAAGTAATTTGTTGGTGAGCTTTGGATTATTTctagctagtaaaaaaaaaaaaaaaaagtttatcttacTGTTATGTTTCAAAGGATGAATTTTTAACCTTCCAGAACCTACACGCTGTCTGAAACAAATataagaaaatgtttcaaatggcAGATGAAAACTGCGCTAACAGCAAAGTGTGGTAGTGGCTTATACCAGAGGTTTCTTTAATCTGGTTTACTTTTGACCACTCAAGTGTTGCATCACTTGATAAATGTCACGGTATTTCTACTGAAGATAAAGCTCTCCGTTTGATTGTAAAGCATGCCGTATGATTTTAAATGCATGATTTCATATTCATTAACTTCTGTAGTAAAAGAATTCCTCCATTCACAGCATGGCTGATCAGCAGAAGCAGATAAACTGCCTAATTCAGATCTCCGTAGGAATGTCAACGTATAGCAGTGTCTACAGGAACCAAACTAGTGTTTGAAGCTAGTAATCCTCTTGTAATAGTCCAGTGACTGTATGTTGTGGGAGTAAATTCATCTTCTGAGTATTCCATTAGGTCGGTCTTTAAATCACTGCAGCGCTGTTAGTCGTCTGTTTGTGGGGAGAGAAACTATTACTGGGACTGTACGAGGACATTCATGTGTATGTACCTtctgtgtggggtgtgtgtgtgtttcagtaTATACACAGCCACGGGGCATCAGTCCACTTGTCAAACATGGGTAGTTCAGGGAAAAATGTGACCTCCAAACAGAACTATTGGGGATAGGAAGAAAAGCACAGTGGtagagacagacagacacacgTTCGTTTGCACTCTTGGTTTGATTGCCTACTACCAGAACTGGAATGTAAACATCAGGTTTttctgggggctggggggcgggtgggttggttggttgattttggtggggggtttttgtttgttggtggTGTGGGTATTTTTAATTTGGGTAACACTGATGTGGAGAAGGTCTTGATACCGTTAAACATGGGTCTGTTGCTCTACAAAATGTGAActcttagaaaaaaagaaatacacttGCCAAAtgagaccttttaaaaaaatctagtttacAAGATTATAAAAAGTTGGAGTAAAAGGAAAAAGTCAACAGCCCATAATATTTTTGtcctgcaggaaaaagaaacttctcaTTTCCTGATCTTAGTCAAAGGTGCATTTTCTTAAGCACTAAGTATCTTCAGTTAAATATAAGGTTTTTAATACAAGAACAAATTGTGCATGTAGACTATTTTGAAATACCTGAGATTTCATAGTAAAGATTGTAGCCTTTTAATACCGCATAGGTAGTGTCAGAACTGCTCTGAAAATATTGTACTTACAGCCGTACAGTAACTTACTATTTGTGGACAGTTTCTCTTGCTTGCataataaattaaacatttaataattcaattaattaaaatctattttaatgtatttatcttaCACTGAGCTGTGTTCTGTAATGCTCACTGGTTCCTGTCTACTCCCTCTcaactaacagaaaaaaaaaaaagcagttctcgGAGCAGAACGACCGCTGTACAGGGTCTCTCCCTCCACCGTTCCCCCGCTCTCGCTCTGTCCTGtggcccagcctgcctgggcCAGGGAACAGCTCACCCCGGAGGCCTAGAGAGCAGGACCTTGGTTGGGGCCAGTCTGATAATTACAAACTAAGTGTAATTAACCATTCCACTGCCTGAGATGGTATCTGTGGGGTAGGAACTCCTTTTTTTCAAACGGCAAACCCTTGGAGGCAGCGCTGCTGTTCCCGCAGTGGTGTGCAGGGACCTGCCTGCCCCCAGGCCATGGCCTGAAACGGGGAAGGATCCCGCGggctctgctgggggctctgccgTGGGCACTGGTGTCCAGGGCTGCGGGTGGATGGTGGCCAGTGCCAGGAATGACGCCACCCCCTCGGCGCTTCCCCCTGCAGAGGTTTGGGCTCCTGTGAAGCCACTGATGTCACGGTGACAACAGCATCTGTGCAAACCCCAAGTTCTGCATCTGCATCGCCCGAGGGACAGGGGGGTGTCAGGCTGGACGGGTCGGGGCGCTGCATGTGCTGTGCCTGTCCTGGGGTTGTCAGCTGTTGTTTCCTGTAAGCGAGGAACACCACACGCAGGAACAACAGACAGTGGGGCTTAAAGAGCGAGCAGAGGAATACAAGCGAAGCAGCTGAGGTAATGAGCACACTTTGTTGCCCAGGCTTTGCTGtaagctgctgctgcagttccCGAGCTTGTGCGTCACAGACCCAGCTGTAATGCTTTTCTATCaagttttcctgaaaatgagatGATGAGTCAAAATTTGATTCTGAACCTTTTACCCATACAACAGCCCTGTTAGATACAGACCACCAGTTAAACTGTGCCCTGCCCAAAAATAACGTGCTGTATATCCAGTTTACCTACCTTAACACTGCAAAAACGCTGCTTGGGCTTGTCAGCGCTCATGGCTTTCTCTTTCCCCCTCATTACACACTGTAATAAATGAGGGGAAGGCTGTCCTGCATTGTTAGAGCTGTGATGGCATTAGTTTCTATGGGAAAAGCCTGACCAGCCTGTCACAGCCCGACTGACCTGACATTTGTTTCTCACAGCTGTTGCTGGAGCCTCTTCCACCCCCACCATCTTCTCAGAGCTGCCCAGAGCTGTTgcctttgtgtttgttttcttaccCATGCAAAGGCCTGCGTTCtctccaccccacccccagcTGCAAACAGCCAAGAACTGGCCAAGCTTGATTACCTGATTAGCATAAAACAGGTATACAAGGTCTCTGCAATAGAAATACGCCTCAAACCCCACAGAGCAGTATTTCACAGCGCTGCCCTCCTTTGAGCAGTCACGACTCAAAGTCTAGCTCTATCGGTCTTTCTCTTGGCGGTACCCAGTTACTGTTGGGGGAACTCCCTGTCCCTTCAGGTTGAAATGATCCCTGCAGCCCACCAGGAAGAGCCGTCGAGGCACCAGCAAATCATTTTTAACATTCTGCCGCAGAGGTTGGTCCAACCTCACTGTCAGTCCCAGCTGCCCGTTTCTGAACACAGCAACTGCAGCGTGGCCCCTCTGGCGCTCGGGGCAAGGTCCTGGTCTGGTGGCAAAGCGGCTGTGAGACGCAGCAGCAGAGCGGGgatcctgctccagcctggcccaGGGGCGGCCCAGGTCTTCTCTGAGCCCTCTCCCTGTGCGCTGCccacagcagccctgcctgcaggagatGAGACGCTGTgatgagctggggctgggctggtggcTCAGCTCACCCGGGGATGGTGGCTGAGGTGGCGCCATGGGGCTCAGCAAGGCTGAGAACGGCCTGCGCAGAGGCGAGTCCATCGCAATGCCTGGGCTCTGTGCCGCATCACACAGTAACCTCCCcggacaacccccccccccccctccgcgccgCACTGGTTATCTGCCCTCTTACACACAGAAGACCCATAATTTGTACAGTTCCTCTGATGGAGCAGTAAAACTGTTGGTTAAAGGCAAAGACAATACCTGAGCATGGCTCTGCTGTGACAGAGCTGCAGCCACGAGCCCTCGAGCCGCCCCATGTAAGCAGAGACAGCACCAGGCCACCATTACAACTTTTTGCTACAGTAACACCAATCCCCGATTAGTGCCAGGCTCATGTTGCACTCTTACCCTCAACACTTCAGGTTTCCCAACATTAGAGACAGCGAGAACATCTTCCATGCGGAAACAGGATGCAAATTTTTTTATTCCATCAAGGAGTGATTACAAAAAACAGTACACTGGTAAAAATCAGATTCTGCCAGTAACAAACATTcagtaaacattttatttaaatgcagataATCACAACATTTGGATACAAGAATGCTCAGTTGTGCCTGGCCATTTTGACTGTGAGGCTGGGGACTATACTATGGTTGTACACACTGATCAGAATCAGTATTTGAGGACAGCTTAGCAAATGGAAGACTCAAATCAAAAAGAAAGTAATAGCCACtccaaaacttctgaaaaaaccAATTCAGACCAGTTTCTGAAAGCCTCCCTGCCCCCAATCATCCAAAAggttttgttttatatatatagtttCACAAAATAAAGTCCCCCAGGAGAATCAAATGCTTTTTGATAAGACCCTCACCTGCTTTATGGGCAGGCTTGCTCTGTTCTTTCTCTAAGGCCTGAAGTCTTGCACCTCTCAACTCCCAAGCCTGTAAGACACACAATACTTCATGTTTCTGTAAGTCTTTTTCAATATTCACCTACAGAAGTCCTTCAACGTGTCTCCAAATGCTGCATCTGTCCTGCCTATAGCGGCTGCTAAGGTTGTCTTTGGCTGTCGTCTCCGCTGCACTTAGGGACCGATGGCCAGAACCCCCCTGTCAGTGCAACTCACGATTCTGTCTGGCTGAACTGCTGAGAGTACACATCAAGCAGGCAAAACGCCAGGTTTCAGGCAAAAGTATCTTGTTGTGAACCGTTATTCCACAGCCCAAACGAAACAGGAGTAACTAACTTGCAAAAGACAGGACAGCTCAGCACAAAAGAGCTGTTTGTGAGCTGCTCTCAGAGCTGCAGGAAGCTGAACTATTTCATGAGCGCTACAGAAAGGGCGTCGTCTGTCTGGCCCCACAGCTGtaagcaacagaaaaagcagcaatgcaaaaagccaaaaaaaaaagcagaatcaaCTCCATGTTTACAAGTAGAAGGATTTTTAACAAGGAAGGACACTTTAAAGCTTTAGTAAATTCGCTGTTTCATTCCTCCCACTTTTCCCTTTTCAGGTGAaggcacacgcacacacacagatcCCAcctggaacagcagcagccagcagggaaGGTGAACGCTCAGTAACCGCCCTTACGCCGCTGAACGAATGTTCATCTTAAAGCCAAGCATGGAAATGGCTGGCAGAAGAGTTTGCGTAGGCTTAGCTTAAGCTTGAAGTTCTAAACTTCATCCTCATGTGGATCTGTCCTTTTAGCTTTAAACAGTAAGGAGTACTTAGGACTCTAAAACATTGGAAAATGCAGTTCTTAAATTGAGATTTTGAAGTTCATTGGGCAAAGGAATTAATTTTCATCAGCCCCTCCTTGATTTTCATGCTCAACAATGTGGACAGTGGAGCACATTCCATCACAGAGCATTAAGAAATTTGGGGAGTGATACAGACTAAGCTGCTGGACTAATAGAAGtcgtcttttattttttttaacccttgtATTTGTCTAGTAGCTCCATTATGGGTAAACTCACCTGCCagcaaataaatactttaaaaagttcattttaattGCACCAAGGTTTAGATGCATCACCATTCATCCCATAAATATTGAAGCCCAGGACTAATTACCTTTCAGGCTACGCAGGCACTGCTCCCTGGGACTAAGTGACATCATATGCGCCAACACCCAAACGGGCAGCAGAGCTGAAGGAAGATGGTGGTTTTCACAACAGCTTGAGCAAGAATTCATAGGTTGCATTGATTATGCCCCAGGACAGGACAGAACGGTGGTAATTCAGATGGGCTCCTCTGAAAAGGTGGATCAATTTCCTATCACGTTCCAGCCAGATCTTCACAAAAACTTTTGAGAAGGACTGGAATTCACCACCAATTTGAGCCTGCATGCGAGTTTTTACAACGTTCACTGGGAAAAACAAGAAGCCCAGCATGGCACCCAGCAGCCCTCCGCAGATGAAGTCATTGACCAGGTGAGTGCTGTAGGACGTGGCCTCAGGCAGACACTGTTTGATGGGTCCCCGCAGGCCGAAGAAGAGCGCGTTACTGGGTCCGTTCCGGAGCAGAATAGGCACCAATCCCCGATAATACTCTCTCATCCCATAGACTTTCAGTACCTTGAAAGCCTGGTAAGTGTTTGTAAATCTATCGTGGTGTTTGTAGTCCTGAAGCAGAGTCTGAACTCGCTCGAAAGGCGTAAGAACAGCCTCCGTGGTCCCCGCCAACACCGCAGCCATGCTGCGGGTGAGGAGCTCGGGAGCACTCGTGTGGCTGTGGAGCAGCGAGGAGAAATCCTCGTACAAGCCAAACATAAGAGCCAGTGTTGTCGTTTTCTGCATCAGCGGAGGAAGGATGCCGCGGTAGAGGTTTCTAATTCCgtccttctgcagctgcagcaccgCATCCTTTGTCTTCAGACCGTACAGCTGCTGTCGAAAGAGGACCTTCTGGATGGGAAAAGTGACTGCTATATTTGTGAAAGCTGCACAGTAGCCACAAAGATAATGTTTGCCAGAGGTAGCCGTTAGGTCATTGCTTAGATATTCCTTTGAATTCGTTGGGGCAGAACCTTCTGAATCCATCATACTGTTTGTCTTACTACAGCATGCCTCAGTTCTCCTTCCCtacatcaaaaaagaaaagaacgaatgtgagcagagctgcaggtgaCCCTGCAGCTTTTTTCACACTAGTGGATCACTCAAGCAGCACCTGGTACCTTACATCCGAGGGGAGACCACAAaacttgaaagagaaaagcaacaaatgCCAGGTCTGATGGAGGCTGTGCTGTGCTCTATTCAAGTCTCAGAGAGCTGAAAAAGCGGCAGTTGTTCCCTTCTGTACACATTCaagttaaaacagaaataaatcgGGAAGGAAATTGAGATATGAACTCCTCAGGTGCTACATGGCCGCTGACAAGAAGCTTACATGTTAGATTTCCCTGTTCACTGTGCCAAGGAATTCAAACAGTGAAAGGTCTGCTCTCACACTAATAAAATACACATCCCcaggatggtggtggtggggacaggAGAGAAtctaagaacaaaataaattaaaaaaggaaataaaatacatgcagTAGCCTTACAAATTCTGATCACTCCACTCTGCTTTTCCTTGAGGCAGAAAACAACAGATAATTTAAATAAcaatttgttgtggtttaacctaCCCAggttaagcaccacacagccacttgatCAATCTTCCCCCTGCCCCCGTGGGGAGAATCGGAAGGGTAACTGAGGCAGAAACTTGTGGACTGGCATAAAAACACTTTAATAGTTaaaaagaatttagaaaaaaaaattgtaaggggtaaaaaacaacaaagaaaggaaaacaaaaatgaaaaccacaaaaaaaaaggaagtgatgCAAATGAGAACAATCACTCACCACCGACTGagcaatgcccagccagtccGAGCAGCGGCCCCCCCACCACCGCCCTGCCACCTGCCCAGTTCCACTGTGGAGCAGAATGTCACACGGGCTGGGACACCCCTGGGTCAGCTGTGCCcccccagctccttgtgcccGCCAGCCCCCTCGCTGTCAGGGCACGGCGAGGGGCAGAACTGCCCGGGGTGCAGCAGCGACCAAGGCAGCCCTGCGGTATCGACACCGTTTTCAGCATAAACCCAAAATGCCGCCCCATACCCACTACCGTGAGGAAGAGTAACTCtagcccagccaaaaccagcacacagttGTAATCACAGGCTTAAGCTACAAGAACACTTCCAACACAGTTTTGGAAAGCTCTGAAAGTTCCAGCTGATGAACCTGCAGCCTCATCTGCAGAAGGAAGTGTCTGGAACCCACCTGGGATTTTCACCTTCTGTCGAGAAGTTTAAGACCTGAGCTTGGCTAGACCCGAGGTCCTGAAGGACACGTAAACAGAGGCAGCTCTACCTACCAAAGCAGAGAGTCCTGCAGTAATCTCTACCAGGCAACACCTTGTCATTTACTCAACAGTTACAAAACGGCATTTTTGCAGCTGACCCCAATCCTAACGTCCGTTACAGCACAGCTTAAGTCAGTGACCAGAAATCAAGTGAGGCTGGTGGTGGTCTGTGAACTGCAGATACGCCCCGCCAGCAACACGCATTGAGGCTCCTGTGATCTCCCCGGGGTGTCTGGGGGCATTGCCCCTGCTCGGCACAAGGAATAGCTGCTCAGGGTGCAGTCACCGCAGATTGCTGTGTGAAGGACGGATGGCAGAGGCTGCACAGAAACAAGCTGGATGGCTCAAAGCAACCTGAGAGATTGTTTTGATCAAGTACACcatttagttttaaaacaaaacacatataTAGCTGGGTTGGCTTTTGCCCTGCAGTTACATGCTATTTAATCCTTTAAGGTCTGGCAAGTGAAAATGCCACCAAAATAACTTACAAGGATTAAGTGTTTCTGTCAATACGAGAAGCAACATCAGAGCTAGGGATTCACACTAGACAGCTTATACACACCAGTTCAGAGAGTTACTCAGATTACTGTAGTTGTACTTGCATATACTAAAAAAGCCACATCTGCAGATATGCTGATCCTGGACAGGAGACAGTGGGTCACGTTAACGCAACGAACACAGTGTGGAAGATCTCACCAGAGACAGCACCATTAAGGAGATGACTCAGAAGGCCTTTGACAATTAGTCAATTTGTAAGCGTGACAGCTGCCTGCTgccaaaacatatttttccctcagaagaaaattataataaataaaaattaaaaaaaaaagaaaaaagaaaaaagagacaccTGTAGTTTAGTGCCAGAAGCCACACGCTCCTTTTGGTGTGACTGCTGGGCCTGGCCTGGAGGGAAGCGCTGATGACTGAAGCGACCCTCACCTGCGGAAGCCGTCACACTCTGAGCTGGGAACTCGCCAGAGCCCGGCACAGCAAGTCCTCCAGAAGTGTTTGTGGCAGAATCCTTGCTTTCAGACATAATTTGTAAAGCCCATGCCACCTACAAGAGCACAGCAGCCACTCTGTTACAACTGAACATGAAAGAAACAGCTCTCAAAAGAAGAGTGAAAGTTCTGGATCAGCGGCATTGCCTGAAGACGCAAACCCTGAGGCACCGCATCCCTGTCACACACAGACGTTCCTTCCTCTGCCCAGGGCCGGTCCAGGGAGCTCCGAGCGACGGGCACATGCAGCCCTTTCTGACACCCTGATCTGCACGTCAGGCGCCCGCCGCGGTCACGGAGCTGCTGTAGGCATGTCCAGCGCCTCTACAGAAGGGTTTAGCCCCCTAAACCACCACGGCCTGTGCCAGCCTGTGACCCACCGGGTCTGGAAAACACAAGGGAGGGAATAAGAAAAGGCCGTTTGCTGTCTGATGCTGCACCGCATCCCCGTAACAGCGGTGAGCGATCGCCGTGCTCGCTGTCACCCTGAGCGCTGCGGATAAAGCGCGCTCCCTAGGAGGCTCTGGCCCAACCACCGCTGGAGAACTGAGCGCTCGCCCAGCCGGTGAATCCGCCGGTAAATCCGCCGGCACCTCACGCTCACGCTCCGCCGCAGGAACGTTCCCCTGCACGGTCGGCCGGACCCCGGCAGTGCTGCCAGTTAACGCGGAGTGTCCGGGATTCCTCCGTTTgctcctcccgcccgcccgcctctgTCCCGCACACCGGGTGACCGACGcgggcccccggccccgccagccccgcgcacCCCCCGCCGCACGCAGCCTCCGGACTCGCGGCGCCCTGGGCGCGgggcctcccgccgccccgctgccgcTGAGGAGGCCGCGGAGCTCCCCGCGACGCCGGCAGGGCCGCCCGGCCGCGGCGCTGGGCACGCTCGGCAGCGAtcgcggccccgccggggcgcggCGCCGGGCGACTGGGGAGCGGGGGGCCGGGCAGGAGGCGCCGGGGCGCGGCGAAGGCGCcagcggggaggcggcggccgcggcggcgcggCAGGAGGCGGCACCGGCCCCCCGCCGGTCCGGGGCCTGCAACGCTGCCCGGCCGCGCTGGGCCCCGCGGGCCGGGACCGCGCTCAAGGTcagggcggcggcgcggcggagcgCGGGACGGCGGCTGCGGCGCGCTCCCAGGGGAACCGCCATCGCCTGCtcgcgccgggccgcgccgggccccgccgaACCGAaccgggccgcgccgggccccggCTGGGGACGCACCTGCGGCCGTCGCCATGGCGACGATGATggagggggcgggaggggacGGGAGCCTCCGGCGGCGGGCCGGCCCCGCGGCTCCGCCGTGCGCGCGCCGGGAGATGACGCGACCGCGCCGGGTGACGCCAGGGTGACGCGGCGAGGGACGGGGAAAGGGCGGGGACCCGCGTGCCCCTCCCCCTCACGTCACCGGGTCTCCTCCTCGGCCAATCAGACAGCGGCGCAGGCAggggcgcgggccgggggcggggcggggctaGGCGTTCGCTCCGCCCCCagacccgcccccgcccccccgcgaAGCTCCGCCCCCCGCGTGCGGCGCGGGTCCGGTTCGGAGCGCGGCGGGTCCCGGcagcggcggagcggagcggagcggtgAGCGCCGGCgtcccgggcggcggcggcgcgggggctcGGCCGCGGGGCTGGAGAGGCGTCCGCACCAGGAGAAGCGGCGGCGTCTCGTTCGGCTCCGCGCCCCGTCTCGGGAGCGCAGCGCCGGTcgagccccggcggggcggggggcggc
The Strix uralensis isolate ZFMK-TIS-50842 chromosome Z, bStrUra1, whole genome shotgun sequence DNA segment above includes these coding regions:
- the SLC25A51 gene encoding mitochondrial nicotinamide adenine dinucleotide transporter SLC25A51 isoform X1 yields the protein MSESKDSATNTSGGLAVPGSGEFPAQSVTASAGEGRFSHQRFPPGQAQQSHQKERVASGTKLQGRRTEACCSKTNSMMDSEGSAPTNSKEYLSNDLTATSGKHYLCGYCAAFTNIAVTFPIQKVLFRQQLYGLKTKDAVLQLQKDGIRNLYRGILPPLMQKTTTLALMFGLYEDFSSLLHSHTSAPELLTRSMAAVLAGTTEAVLTPFERVQTLLQDYKHHDRFTNTYQAFKVLKVYGMREYYRGLVPILLRNGPSNALFFGLRGPIKQCLPEATSYSTHLVNDFICGGLLGAMLGFLFFPVNVVKTRMQAQIGGEFQSFSKVFVKIWLERDRKLIHLFRGAHLNYHRSVLSWGIINATYEFLLKLL
- the SLC25A51 gene encoding mitochondrial nicotinamide adenine dinucleotide transporter SLC25A51 isoform X2, with translation MMDSEGSAPTNSKEYLSNDLTATSGKHYLCGYCAAFTNIAVTFPIQKVLFRQQLYGLKTKDAVLQLQKDGIRNLYRGILPPLMQKTTTLALMFGLYEDFSSLLHSHTSAPELLTRSMAAVLAGTTEAVLTPFERVQTLLQDYKHHDRFTNTYQAFKVLKVYGMREYYRGLVPILLRNGPSNALFFGLRGPIKQCLPEATSYSTHLVNDFICGGLLGAMLGFLFFPVNVVKTRMQAQIGGEFQSFSKVFVKIWLERDRKLIHLFRGAHLNYHRSVLSWGIINATYEFLLKLL